The Candidatus Eisenbacteria bacterium genomic interval GAGCATGCTCGGTAGACTTAAGGCCGGACCGGCGAGCAGTAATGCAAGGGCCGGTCCTTTACCCATGCCGGAATTCATCAGACCCTGCAGAATGGGTACCTCGGTTAATGTGGCAAAATACATGAATGCCGCGACAATAGACGAGAAGAAATTCGAGAACAACGAATTCCCACCTACAAGAGCGATGACAAAACGTGGAGGAATAATGCCTTCGTGGCCGACTCTGCCCAATAGAAAACCAGATACCAATACTCCTGCCAGCAAGAGAGGCAGAATCTGCAGCGTGAACCCCCATGTCGCCTGCGTCCATTCCCTAAGCTCGTCTTTCTTGAACCAGGTACTCAGCATGAAGATCAGACCCAAAAACGAGAATCCTGCAATCCACCACTTACACTGATAAATCAGACTCCATAATCCCTGGTCGCCCTCGAGAGGTTTTCCCCAGTTGGCAAAAACAAGAATTCCTACGAGCGAGGCAAAATAGAGTACCGTCCGCCACAAAGGACGCGATTCTTTCATATCACCCACGACGAGCTCGCCATTTGCATGGCGGGCTCTTTCTTCCCGCAAGAAAAACAGATGCATCGACAGGCCAATGACGACGCTGAATAAGATCGCGCCGAGTGCCCTCGCCAACCCGAGCTGCCAGCCAAGGACGCGTGCCGTGAGGACAATCGCGAGCACGTTTATTGCAGGGCCTGAAAAGAGGAACGCTATGGCAGGACCGAGGCCTGCACCTCTTTTGTAGATGCTGGAAAACAAAGGCAACACCGTGCAGGAACATACTGCCAGTATCGTTCCCGAAACCGACGCTACGCTATACGAAAGAAATCTGTTCGCCTTCGCGCCAAAATATTTCATCACGGATGCTTGGCTGACAAAGACCGAGATGGCTCCAGCAATAAAGAAGGCCGGCACCAAGCACAGAAGGACATGCTCTCGGGCGTACCATTTGACCAGGGCAAGCGCCTCAAAGACGGCATTACTGAATCGGACGTTCTCTACGGGGAGATAGAAGCAGGCCAGGAATATTGCGGCGATGTACAGAAACTTTCTCCACTCCCTCACACTTTTCTCCTTCTGATTACCTTACAAGTGCCTCCTTCAATCCTTATTGCCTTGATGTTGACCAAGGCATCAGCAATCTTCTTATGAGCCGACGCCTCAATTCGCGAGAAAGTCGGCCGGGAGATTTTCATCCTTTTCGCTGCTTTCTCTTGTGTGTGTCCCTCAAGGCAAGAGAGTCTTATTGCCTCAAATTCATCAATGGACAAGGACACCACCTCCAATTTTGACAGAGGTTTACAGCGAGGTTTGAAACAGCGCTCGACGGGCAAACACTTGACCCATCTGGTCTTCTTTGGCCGCACTCTGACCCCCAAGGTTATGAGCAAATGTTCATAACAGTTTATCACAGCATCTGCGTTTGTCAAGTTTTCGAATTGACTCATAATAAAAGTATTCGAAATGGGTTCGTTGCCTCAAAAATAAAAAGTACTTGAAAAAGTAGATGCCCGAAGGAACATCAGCGCCCTGCATGACAACGGAGCTTTCCTCGAAAAACGCAAACCCCGCTCGTCGTCCTCAACCTGACCTTATCCAGCAGTAGGGAACATCCTCACCAACGGGCTCCACATTCTCGCAACAAACTCTTGACTCTTAACCCAGTTTCCTGCTTCCATTCCCCACGTCAGTGTGCTCCTTTCTGCCGACCACTACCGGCGGCCATAAGGAGCTGTTCTAATCCTGAAATGATAGACCGTCTTCTTCTCTGTCTGCACACTGTTCGCTTGTGACTCGGAGGCCGAGGTTGCGTCCCAAAAGATACATAGTATGGTCCAAGAATGAACTTGACTTGCGTGACCCGTTCCAGAAGAAGTGGTATATCAAGCAAGTTTTGACGCATGGAAGAGCGGAGGACGTAGCCCGCCTTGACTGGCAGGAGATAAGAGCCATGCTGCCGGAGCTGGGTCTTCCAACACACATCAGGAGATTGTGGGAGGGTTACTTTGCCGCTCAAGGGTAAGGGAATTCTGACCG includes:
- a CDS encoding DUF134 domain-containing protein translates to MSQFENLTNADAVINCYEHLLITLGVRVRPKKTRWVKCLPVERCFKPRCKPLSKLEVVSLSIDEFEAIRLSCLEGHTQEKAAKRMKISRPTFSRIEASAHKKIADALVNIKAIRIEGGTCKVIRRRKV
- a CDS encoding permease, which translates into the protein MREWRKFLYIAAIFLACFYLPVENVRFSNAVFEALALVKWYAREHVLLCLVPAFFIAGAISVFVSQASVMKYFGAKANRFLSYSVASVSGTILAVCSCTVLPLFSSIYKRGAGLGPAIAFLFSGPAINVLAIVLTARVLGWQLGLARALGAILFSVVIGLSMHLFFLREERARHANGELVVGDMKESRPLWRTVLYFASLVGILVFANWGKPLEGDQGLWSLIYQCKWWIAGFSFLGLIFMLSTWFKKDELREWTQATWGFTLQILPLLLAGVLVSGFLLGRVGHEGIIPPRFVIALVGGNSLFSNFFSSIVAAFMYFATLTEVPILQGLMNSGMGKGPALALLLAGPALSLPSMLVLRSVVGTKKTVVYVSLVVVFSTIAGMIFGWITS